One Pseudoalteromonas rubra genomic window, CCACTGTCAGACTGGGCTCTGAGCAGCCCACCATCAGTGCACGTTTAAGCCAGCAAGATACCGTGTATATCTCGGTCTGGCCACTGCCAGGTGCGAACGAAATTGCCATTGGTGACGCCTTATATGCGATGACCGATGAAATCAACGAAACACTGCCTGACGGCATCCGCATTAACTATGCCTACGACGGCACCTTATATATGCGTGACGCACTGAACGAAATCTTTAAGACGCTGGTTGAAACGGTTGTGTTGGTGGGGGCTGTGGTCTTGTTCATGATGGGCTCATTCAGAAGTGCCGCAGTACCGCTGGTGACCATTCCTATTTCAATTCTGGGCGCAGTTGCAGCCATGTATGTGGTTGGTTTCTCAATGAACCTGCTGACGGTACTGGCCATCGTGCTCTCAGTCGGCTTGGTGGTGGATGATGCCATCGTCGTAGTCGAAAACGTTTCGCGTTACATTCGTGAAGGTAAGCCTAAGTTGCAGGCTGCACTGGAAAGTTCCAGACAACTGTTTGTGCCCATTGTTTCGATGACGCTGACACTGGCGATGGTATATCTGCCAATCGGCTTCCTTTCAGGGCTGACCGGGATCTTATTTAAAGAATTTGCTTTTACTCTGGCCATTGCCGTAGTCATTTCCGGATTTGTTGCTGTGACCTTGTCGCCTATCATGAGTGCTTATGTAACGCCTCCGGGTGGCAAAGAAACTAAGCTGACACGCAAAGTAAACGGTGGGTTCGACTGGTTACGTAAAAAGTATAAAACCGTACTGAGTGCTTCATTGAACTGGCGTAATCAAATTCTGCTGGGCGCCATGGTATTAAGCCTGATGGTCGTGCCGTTTTTCACCGGCTCGAAAAAAGAGTTGGCCCCGGTTGAAGATCAAAGCCAGATTTATGTCCTGGTACAGTCTCCGCCTGAGTCATCACTGACTTACAACGAAGACAATATGCATGGTGTGGTTGATACTTTACTGGAAATGCCGGGCACAACGCAGATGTGGCAAAACATCTTCACTAACAGTGCATTTGGTGGGGTAGAGTTTATCAGTGCATCGGAGCGTGACTTCACAACGATGTCACTCATCCCTCAGGTATATGGTCGTCTGGCACAATTACCGGGTATTAATCCGCTGCCAATTTTGCCATCCCCTTTACCGACTGCGGGTCAGTTTGATGTGGAAATGGTGGTTAAATCGTCAGCCAGTTATGAAGAAATGAAACAGTATGCCGATCAGCTGATAGGCAGAGCGTTTGGCAGTGGTCACTTCCTGTATGCAGACACAGACCTGAAAATTGACTTGCCACAAATTGAAGTAACCCTGAAGCGTGAACAAATTGCAGATTTGGGTATGGACCTGGCCCATGTTAGTCGTCAGCTGGGTATCCTGCTTTCGAACAACTATGTGAACCGCTTTGACGCCAGAGGTAAGGCTTACCAGGTCATCCCTGTGGTAGACAGCCAGATTAAAACAGATCCGTCGAAATTGCTGAGCCTGCAAATTAAGGCACACAACGGCACTATGGTTCCTTTATCTGCTATAGCAGAAATCAACTGGACCACGGTACCGCGTCAGCTGAGCAGCTTTGGTCAACAAAATGCGTTTCGTATCTTCGGTGGTGTGCTGCCAAGCTCAACCAAAGAAGCGGCACTAACAGCGCTGGAAGAAGCGGCTAAAGAAGTACTGCCTCCTTCTTACATGATTGACTATGCAGGTGAATCAAGACAGATCAGACAGCAAGGCAACAGCCTGTTGGGTGTCATGGCGGTGTCTTTAGTAATTGTTTATCTGCTACTGAGCATTCAGTTCAACAGCTTCAGAGATCCGCTGGTGGTCCTGCTGGGCAGCGTACCGCTGGCAATGATGGGCGCACTGGCACTGTCTTACTTTGAGCTAACAACGATGAATATTTACTCTCAGATTGGTTTAATTACTTTGATAGGCTTGATTGCGAAAAACGGTATCTTGATTGTGGAATTCGCGAATCATTTACAAGAGGAAGGGCGCAGTAAACTGGATGCTGTGGTTGAATCAGCAGCAACCCGGTTACGTCCTATCCTGATGACTACTGCAGCAACGGTGTTGGGTCACTTCCCATTGATGCTGGTAACCGGAGCAGGTGCTGAGGCACGTAACAGCATAGGTATTATTCTGGTTGCAGGCATGATGGTAGGCACTTTATTTACCTTGTTTGTATTACCTGCCTTCTACGTAAAACTTGCGACGCGTCGCAAGGCACGTAAGGCCAAAGCTAGGGCAACTGCGAAAGCAACACCCGCACTTGCCATGAGCTAATCAGTACACCCAGTAACATGCCGCAGAATTCGGGCTTCTAAGGCCCTAAGTCGCAGCAAAGCGCCAGCATCGCCTGGCGCTTTTTTGCGTAAGGAGTAACGCAAAATCTTGTTCGGGGTGTCATCAGATCACTTTGACTTGGTGAAGTTTGGTTCTGTATAAACACAAACCAGGGGGGATAGATATTGGCAGACAAGTTTTGGAATGGGTGTCTGCTTTTGCTTTTGTGCTATTTGCTATTTTTTCTAAAAATTAAATGGCTTGCAGAGGACGACAGTGTCAAATAGGATGCCCCGGTCTGAGGAATCCCCAGATAATTATATTTCAAATCAATGTGATGGACACGCACGGCATTGTTTGATCTAATTTATTTCGCCAAAAACTAACCAGATAACAACACCATGCGTGATATCACCATCCTACACGATATGCTCCGAAAAAACTGCCCCCAAATTCATGCTCGGCGCCTTGATTCATTAATGCTGGCAACTG contains:
- a CDS encoding efflux RND transporter permease subunit, which translates into the protein MKNKAHFMDRFVTMPVLAVVLSAMICIGGLWSVLKITVLQFPKIESSSLLVSTTYIGASADTVKGFVTEPIERVTATVPGIDYVESTTTAGVSTVTAYLNLNEDSSKALAELTARLGQVSYMLPSESEDPVVTVQRADRPHALFYLNIENEGVSLIQLTDYLSRQVTPVLNGIEGVQRVAIEGSRTPALRVDLDSAKLDAFGLSADEVYSALAANNTIATLGFTETSKQRIDLVANTQLKDLNEFKRMVIRQSNNETIYLRDVATVRLGSEQPTISARLSQQDTVYISVWPLPGANEIAIGDALYAMTDEINETLPDGIRINYAYDGTLYMRDALNEIFKTLVETVVLVGAVVLFMMGSFRSAAVPLVTIPISILGAVAAMYVVGFSMNLLTVLAIVLSVGLVVDDAIVVVENVSRYIREGKPKLQAALESSRQLFVPIVSMTLTLAMVYLPIGFLSGLTGILFKEFAFTLAIAVVISGFVAVTLSPIMSAYVTPPGGKETKLTRKVNGGFDWLRKKYKTVLSASLNWRNQILLGAMVLSLMVVPFFTGSKKELAPVEDQSQIYVLVQSPPESSLTYNEDNMHGVVDTLLEMPGTTQMWQNIFTNSAFGGVEFISASERDFTTMSLIPQVYGRLAQLPGINPLPILPSPLPTAGQFDVEMVVKSSASYEEMKQYADQLIGRAFGSGHFLYADTDLKIDLPQIEVTLKREQIADLGMDLAHVSRQLGILLSNNYVNRFDARGKAYQVIPVVDSQIKTDPSKLLSLQIKAHNGTMVPLSAIAEINWTTVPRQLSSFGQQNAFRIFGGVLPSSTKEAALTALEEAAKEVLPPSYMIDYAGESRQIRQQGNSLLGVMAVSLVIVYLLLSIQFNSFRDPLVVLLGSVPLAMMGALALSYFELTTMNIYSQIGLITLIGLIAKNGILIVEFANHLQEEGRSKLDAVVESAATRLRPILMTTAATVLGHFPLMLVTGAGAEARNSIGIILVAGMMVGTLFTLFVLPAFYVKLATRRKARKAKARATAKATPALAMS